The following are encoded together in the Pleurocapsa sp. FMAR1 genome:
- a CDS encoding glycosyltransferase — translation MALIFLVGLSLVIWLFLLLFWGGFWLSNQCLKDSDYKLKKYPTVWAIVPARDEAEVLPVSLPSLLNQNYEGKFYVVLVDDNSCDRTSEIAQQTAEKLNKADKLKVINGKTLANGWKGKLWAMEQGTSYAQQLDPDYLLFTDADIKHDLNNLSQLIFKAETENLDLVSLMVLLRCESFWEKLLIPAFVFFFQKLYPFAWVNNPHKSIAAAAGGCILISNQALLDIGGIAAIKDALIDDCALATAVKSQGKNIWLGLSKTTISLRQYDNLKVIWDTIARTAFDQLHYSFLLLVGTVIGMSIIYLAAPICLVIGIITTNWLLTGMALLTWLLMACAYIPTLRLYNLSVLWAFSISAIAFLYTLMTIDSAIKYYQGKGGSWKGRTYQ, via the coding sequence ATGGCTTTAATTTTTTTGGTTGGTTTGTCTTTGGTTATTTGGCTATTTTTGTTGTTGTTTTGGGGTGGGTTTTGGCTATCTAATCAATGCCTAAAGGATAGTGATTACAAATTAAAAAAATATCCTACCGTTTGGGCGATTGTTCCTGCTAGAGATGAGGCGGAAGTATTGCCTGTAAGTTTGCCTTCTTTGTTAAATCAAAACTATGAGGGTAAATTTTATGTTGTTTTGGTTGATGATAATAGTTGCGATCGCACCTCTGAAATAGCCCAGCAAACTGCCGAAAAACTGAATAAAGCAGATAAATTAAAAGTTATTAACGGTAAAACTCTTGCTAATGGCTGGAAAGGCAAGCTTTGGGCAATGGAGCAGGGAACTAGCTATGCTCAACAGTTAGATCCTGATTACTTACTATTTACTGATGCAGACATTAAACACGATCTTAATAATTTGAGCCAGCTAATTTTTAAAGCGGAAACAGAAAACTTAGATTTGGTTTCTCTAATGGTATTGTTGCGCTGCGAAAGTTTTTGGGAAAAGTTATTGATTCCTGCTTTTGTCTTCTTTTTTCAGAAGCTTTATCCTTTTGCCTGGGTTAATAATCCTCATAAATCCATAGCTGCTGCTGCGGGAGGCTGTATTTTGATTAGCAATCAAGCTTTGTTAGACATTGGCGGTATTGCAGCTATCAAAGATGCTCTAATCGATGATTGTGCTTTGGCAACCGCCGTCAAATCTCAAGGCAAAAATATTTGGCTAGGGTTAAGCAAAACAACTATTAGCCTGCGCCAGTACGATAATTTAAAAGTAATTTGGGATACTATTGCCCGTACCGCTTTCGATCAGTTGCACTATTCTTTTTTGTTACTGGTTGGCACAGTTATTGGCATGAGTATTATTTATTTAGCTGCACCTATATGTTTGGTTATAGGAATAATAACTACTAACTGGCTATTAACAGGAATGGCATTACTTACTTGGTTGCTGATGGCTTGTGCTTACATACCAACCCTGAGACTATATAATTTATCAGTTCTTTGGGCATTTAGCATTAGTGCGATCGCCTTTCTATACACTTTGATGACTATTGATTCGGCAATTAAATACTATCAGGGCAAGGGAGGTAGTTGGAAGGGAAGAACTTATCAATAG
- a CDS encoding B12-binding domain-containing radical SAM protein, which yields MRALLIYPLFPKTFWSYDKILELVDRKVLLPPLGMLTVAAILPQEWEFKLVDRNIGKVTEAEWDWAEIVICSAMIVQKQDLLEQIREAKRRRKLVAVGGPYSTSLPDEPKAAGADFLILDEGELTLPMFVEAIARGETSGVFRATEKPDVTTTPVPRYDLLQLDAYDSMSVQFSRGCPFQCEFCDIIVLYGRKPRTKEPAQLLRELDYLYELGWRRSVFMVDDNFIGNKRNVKLFLKELKVWQEKHQYPFDFNTEASVDLAADSELMELMVQCNFNAVFLGIETPDESSLQLTKKFQNTRSSLAETVDTMIRAGLRPMAGFIIGFDGEKTGAGQRIIDFVESAAIPTAMFGMLQALPLTALWARLEKENRLRDSNQQDINQTTLMNFVPTRPIEEIAHEYIEAFWTLYEPKTYLDRVYRCFLKLGAAKHEAPFTMPNWVDIRALGIVIWRQGVKRDTRWKFWHHLFGIFRHNPGVWEHYLTMCAHNEHFLEYRQIVKDEIEAQLAEFQTQERQLQPADFEKVNAILELRKA from the coding sequence ATGCGCGCTTTGCTAATCTATCCTCTCTTTCCTAAAACCTTTTGGTCATACGACAAAATTTTAGAACTAGTTGACCGCAAGGTATTACTACCACCTTTGGGAATGCTTACCGTAGCTGCTATTTTGCCCCAGGAGTGGGAATTTAAATTAGTTGACCGCAATATTGGAAAAGTCACTGAAGCTGAATGGGACTGGGCAGAAATAGTAATTTGTTCTGCTATGATTGTCCAAAAGCAAGATTTATTAGAACAAATTCGAGAGGCGAAGAGACGACGTAAATTAGTGGCTGTAGGTGGTCCCTATTCTACTTCTTTACCCGATGAACCAAAGGCAGCAGGCGCAGACTTTCTCATTTTAGATGAGGGAGAATTAACCTTACCAATGTTTGTCGAAGCTATAGCCAGAGGCGAAACCAGCGGTGTCTTCCGCGCTACGGAAAAGCCCGATGTGACTACTACTCCTGTCCCCCGCTACGATTTACTACAGCTTGATGCCTATGACTCTATGTCGGTACAGTTTTCCCGTGGTTGCCCGTTCCAGTGCGAGTTCTGCGATATTATTGTTCTCTATGGTCGCAAACCCCGTACCAAAGAACCAGCACAGCTATTAAGAGAATTAGATTACCTTTATGAATTAGGCTGGCGACGTTCGGTCTTTATGGTAGACGATAACTTTATTGGCAACAAGCGCAACGTCAAGCTGTTTCTTAAAGAATTAAAAGTCTGGCAAGAGAAACATCAATATCCTTTTGATTTTAATACAGAGGCTTCGGTAGATTTAGCTGCCGACTCTGAATTGATGGAATTGATGGTGCAGTGTAATTTTAACGCTGTCTTTTTAGGAATTGAAACTCCTGATGAATCAAGTTTACAGTTAACAAAAAAATTCCAAAATACTCGTAGTTCTTTAGCAGAAACTGTCGATACTATGATTAGGGCCGGGTTGCGTCCGATGGCGGGATTTATTATCGGTTTTGATGGCGAGAAAACAGGTGCTGGTCAACGAATTATTGATTTTGTAGAGTCAGCAGCAATTCCCACTGCTATGTTTGGGATGTTGCAGGCTTTACCTTTAACTGCTTTGTGGGCGCGTTTAGAAAAAGAAAATCGTTTGCGAGACAGTAACCAGCAAGACATCAACCAAACTACCTTGATGAACTTTGTGCCTACTCGACCCATTGAAGAAATTGCCCATGAATACATTGAGGCATTTTGGACGCTGTACGAGCCAAAAACCTATTTAGATAGAGTTTATCGCTGTTTTCTAAAGTTGGGAGCAGCAAAACACGAAGCACCCTTTACCATGCCTAATTGGGTAGACATTCGCGCCTTAGGGATTGTTATTTGGCGACAGGGCGTTAAACGAGATACTCGCTGGAAGTTTTGGCATCATCTATTTGGTATTTTCCGTCATAATCCTGGGGTTTGGGAACATTACCTAACCATGTGCGCTCATAACGAGCATTTCCTCGAATACCGGCAAATTGTCAAAGATGAAATTGAAGCGCAGCTAGCAGAATTTCAGACACAAGAAAGGCAGTTACAGCCAGCAGATTTTGAAAAGGTGAATGCGATCCTTGAGCTACGTAAAGCTTAA
- the sppA gene encoding signal peptide peptidase SppA has product MIWPFNKTKKQIARIEITGAIASETRKHVLKAFKTIEEKKFPALLLRIDSPGGTVADSQEIFAALQRLQSEKDVKVVASFGNISASGGVYIGVGAKHIVSNPGTITGSIGVILRGNNLERLLDKVGVSFKVIKSGPYKDILAFDRQLTEEEEVILQQLIDVSYGQFVATVAKGRGLDEETVRTFADGRVFTGEQALELGLVDRLGTEEDARRWAAELVGLDPEKTECFNIEEPKPFINRFIPGRSQVRSGIGMAIDSLQFDLATSGLPLWLYRP; this is encoded by the coding sequence ATGATCTGGCCGTTTAATAAAACTAAAAAACAAATTGCGCGCATTGAAATCACTGGTGCGATCGCTTCAGAGACTCGTAAACACGTTCTTAAAGCTTTTAAAACCATTGAAGAAAAGAAATTTCCTGCCCTATTGTTACGCATCGATTCTCCTGGGGGGACAGTGGCAGATTCTCAAGAAATCTTTGCCGCCCTTCAGCGATTGCAGTCTGAAAAAGATGTTAAAGTTGTCGCTAGCTTTGGCAATATCTCTGCTTCAGGAGGAGTTTATATTGGCGTAGGCGCAAAGCACATTGTTTCTAACCCAGGTACTATCACAGGCAGCATTGGCGTAATTTTGCGTGGTAATAATTTAGAAAGATTGTTAGATAAAGTAGGAGTTTCTTTTAAGGTTATCAAATCTGGACCCTATAAAGATATACTGGCGTTTGATCGCCAATTGACCGAGGAAGAAGAAGTTATTCTCCAACAGTTAATTGATGTTAGCTATGGTCAGTTTGTCGCCACCGTAGCTAAAGGTCGTGGCTTAGACGAAGAGACAGTCAGAACCTTTGCTGATGGTCGGGTATTTACTGGTGAACAGGCTTTAGAACTAGGTCTAGTAGATCGCTTGGGTACAGAAGAAGATGCCCGACGATGGGCAGCAGAATTAGTCGGGCTAGATCCTGAAAAAACCGAATGCTTTAATATTGAAGAACCAAAACCGTTTATTAATCGCTTTATTCCTGGTAGAAGCCAAGTTAGGTCTGGCATTGGCATGGCAATAGATTCACTACAGTTCGATCTTGCTACTAGTGGTTTACCTCTGTGGCTATATAGACCTTAA